The following coding sequences lie in one Silene latifolia isolate original U9 population chromosome 5, ASM4854445v1, whole genome shotgun sequence genomic window:
- the LOC141655516 gene encoding uncharacterized protein LOC141655516 produces MSIDCSNVEQFPPLISGNTKSKSPKSVTNKVVSSSEVSSVPVLVVGGPSDEDTQKTKSVNSIVGVQPYDLDSIQPDDQDWVVQRKRKGKNQLEVIEEEPDALLRFSSDVKEEIEYWTNSVYCFILSANPPVEVVDGFIRRIWAHLPLDKVSFLPNGVFLVRFATSTAKDRVLQQGHFLFDNKPLIVRPWSPDVDLVKEDVKEVPVWVRLEQLPLKFWGKCLPRIAGLLGKFIQCDVATKDKTRLGFARVMVKVPFGQAIPDKIKFLDEDGHVVVINVVSEWKPLLCTSCKGVGHATANCRKMKQPQAPKTKAPKEVVKQWRPKARKPSEPVVPLPTTEESGLITPIEKPNQFQVTWGKNGKYHVAQTPAKRIIQFSRQELLDKGYSSINFGKDTFLESLNTATPTVGIGVVSVNGNALPPSGDYSAQSIHMEVKDLSTGFQFKCTMVYAFNDLNERKALWSKLCAYNKEIKGPWVICGDFNTVLVPSERLGGNSTYEEMDDFQQCVAECGVTYCSAIGSLYTWSNKKEPSSRVFSRLDRVLVNDAWIRSNDNIYAHFYIEGVFDHTPCVIQEHSNTAKPRRSFKYYNMWSKVEDFKECVNQVWDSDWNGTLMFQLVKKLKSLKWPLKQLNKDNFDDIVNNTARAKMNLEFIQLKLRDDPSNVALIVQEMEANSSVRFLESACSEFLLQKSKAIWVDNGGDNTKYFHSFIKGRQIRNKVIKIEDTQGVQCDDPQQIQETFLSFYLICWVPLRRF; encoded by the exons ATGTCAATCGATTGTTCAAATGTTGAACAATTTCCCCCTCTGATCTCTGGTAATACTAAATCGAAAAGTCCTAAATCAGTTACTAATAAGGTTGTGTCGTCCTCTGAGGTGTCGTCTGTCCCTGTCTTGGTGGTTGGGGGTCCGTCAGATGAGGATACTCAGAAAACAAAGAGTGTGAATTCGATTGTTGGTGTTCAACCCTATGACTTGGATTCAATTCAACCTGATGATCAGGATTGGGTGGTTCAGCGtaagaggaaagggaagaatcAGTTGGAAGTTATTGAGGAAGAACCTGATGCTCTGTTACGGTTCTCCTCAGATGTCAAGGAGGAAATTGAGTACTGGACAAATTCGGTGTACTGCTTCATATTGAGTGCTAATCCGCCAGTAGAAGTGGTTGATGGTTTTATCAGGAGAATCTGGGCTCATCTTCCACTTGATAAGGTATCCTTCCTTCCGAATGGGGTATTTTTGGTGAGATTTGCCACTAGTACTGCCAAAGATCGTGTCTTGCAGCAAGGGCACTTCTTGTTCGACAATAAGCCACTTATTGTTCGTCCATGGAGTCCTGATGTTGATCTAGTGAAGGAGGATGTCAAGGAGGTTCCAGTTTGGGTGAGATTAGAACAGCTTCCTCTGAAATTTTGGGGGAAGTGTCTTCCCAGGATTGCAGGCTTATTGGGGAAATTTATTCAATGTGATGTGGCTACTAAGGATAAGACCCGACTTGGATTTGCCCGAGTCATGGTGAAGGTTCCTTTTGGTCAAGCTATCCCTGATAAGATTAAATTCTTAGATGAAGATGGTCATGTGGTTGTTATTAATGTTGTATCTGAATGGAAACCACTCCTCTGTACTTCGTGTAAAGGAGTTGGACATGCTACTGCTAACTGCAGAAAGATGAAACAACCGCAGGCTCCTAAAACTAAGGCTCCAAAAGAGGTTGTTAAGCAGTGGAGGCCTAAAGCTCGAAAACCATCTGAGCCTGTAGTTCCACTGCCTACCACTGAGGAGTCAGGACTTATAACTCCAATTGAGAAGCCTAACCAGTTCCAGGTGACATGGGGAAAGAATGGGAAGTATCATGTTGCTCAAACCCCTGCAAAGAGGATTATTCAGTTCAGTAGACAGGAGTTGTTGGATAAAGGTTATAGTTCTATCAATTTTGGTAAGGACACCTTCCTTGAATCTCTTAACACTGCTACTCCTactgttggaattggtgtggtctCGGTAAATGGTAACGCATTACCTCCTTCTGGGG ACTATTCTGCACAATCTATTCACATGGAGGTCAAGGATTTAAGCACTGGTTTTCAGTTTAAGTGTACTATGGTGTATGCCTTTAATGACTTGAATGAAAGGAAGGCACTATGGTCTAAACTTTGTGCTTATAATAAAGAAATTAAGGGACCTTGGGTTATATGTGGTGATTTCAATACTGTCTTGGTTCCCTCTGAAAGATTAGGAGGTAATTCTACTTATGAGGAAATGGATGATTTTCAACAGTGTGTAGCTGAGTGTGGGGTTACATATTGTTCTGCCATTGGTTCTTTGTATACATGGTCTAATAAAAAAGAACCTTCCTCTAGAGTTTTTAGCAGACTGGATAGAGTCTTGGTGAATGATGCTTGGATTAGGAGTAATGATAATATCTATGCTCATTTTTATATTGAAGGAGTTTTTGATCACACCCCTTGTGTGATTCAAGAACACAGTAATACTGCTAAACCAAGGAGAAGCTTTAAATATTACAACATGTGGAGTAAAGTAGAGGACTTTAAGGAATGTGTGAACCAGGTTTGGGATTCTGACTGGAATGGTACTTTgatgtttcagttggtcaagaAACTGAAGTCCTTAAAATGGCCTCTGAAACAGCTTAATAAGGATAACTTTGATGATATTGTCAATAATACAGCTAGGGCTAAAATGAATCTTGAGTTCATTCAATTGAAACTCAGGGATGATCCTTCTAATGTTGCACTTATTGTTCAAGAGATGGAGGCAAATAGTAGTGTAAGGTTCCTGGAGTCTGCTTGCTCTGAGTTTCTGTTGCAAAAATCCAAGGCCATCTGGGTTGACAATGGTGGTGACAACACGAAGTATTTTCATAGTTTTATTAAGGGAAGGCAGATCAGGAATAAGGTTATTAAGATAGAGGATACTCAAGGGGTTCAGTGTGATGATCCTCAGCAAATTCAGGAAACTTTCTTGAGTTTTTATTTAATCTGTTGGGTACCTCTGAGAAGATTCTGA